Proteins co-encoded in one Sulfuricystis thermophila genomic window:
- a CDS encoding cation diffusion facilitator family transporter, giving the protein MAHSHDHGHAHGGDARSPHQRRRLSIALALTWGFALIEALAGLRGGSLALLADAGHMVTDGAALGLALLAAWLAARPTSQRHTYGFGRAELLAALLNALAMLAVVAGITWEAWGRFAEPRPIMGEMVSLVATLGLAVNLLVAWMLSHGQENLNVRGAFLHVLGDVLGSIAAIAAGAVVWLTGWTPIDPLLSLLIGGLVLAASLRLLREALHGLLDGVPFAIDLEHLGKELAAVPGVAEVHDLHVWALSGERLALTAHVRVRDLLTWPEILAGLRHEAEEHGIGHVTFQPEVIPWVPLVRQD; this is encoded by the coding sequence ATGGCCCATTCGCATGACCACGGACACGCCCATGGCGGCGATGCCCGTTCGCCCCATCAACGCCGCCGGCTGTCGATTGCGCTGGCGCTGACCTGGGGTTTTGCGCTGATCGAAGCCTTGGCGGGCTTACGCGGCGGCTCGCTGGCGCTCTTGGCCGACGCCGGCCACATGGTCACCGACGGTGCGGCGCTGGGGCTGGCTTTGCTTGCGGCCTGGCTCGCAGCACGCCCGACATCGCAGCGGCATACGTATGGTTTCGGGCGCGCCGAGCTGTTGGCGGCATTGCTCAATGCCCTGGCGATGCTGGCCGTCGTTGCCGGCATCACTTGGGAAGCCTGGGGCCGCTTTGCCGAGCCGCGGCCGATCATGGGCGAGATGGTCAGTCTCGTGGCAACACTCGGTCTCGCCGTCAATCTGCTGGTCGCGTGGATGCTCTCGCATGGGCAGGAAAACCTCAACGTGCGCGGCGCCTTCCTGCACGTGCTGGGCGACGTGTTGGGTTCCATCGCTGCGATCGCCGCCGGCGCCGTGGTTTGGCTCACCGGTTGGACGCCGATCGACCCGCTGCTTTCGCTCTTGATCGGCGGGCTGGTGCTGGCGGCGAGCCTGCGCCTGTTGCGCGAGGCGCTGCACGGCCTCTTGGACGGCGTGCCTTTCGCGATCGATCTCGAACATCTTGGCAAGGAACTCGCGGCCGTGCCGGGCGTAGCCGAGGTGCACGACCTGCACGTCTGGGCGCTCTCCGGCGAGCGGCTGGCGCTCACGGCGCACGTGCGGGTGCGCGATCTCTTGACCTGGCCGGAAATACTGGCCGGGCTGCGCCACGAAGCGGAAGAACAC